One Purpureocillium takamizusanense chromosome 12, complete sequence DNA window includes the following coding sequences:
- a CDS encoding D-xylulose reductase (EggNog:ENOG503NZZ7~COG:Q): MANSNLSCVLLGPGKVRFEHRPTPQIDDAHDVLVQIGYVGVCGSDVHFWVHGGITRKVSEESPLVMGHEASGTVHSVGSAVTRLKPGDRVAIEPGIPCRRCDKCKSGKYNLCPRMRFAADPPKTDGTLCHLFKVPEDFAYKIPDSLSLQEAVLVEPLSVAVHGIRLADLRAGQTVLVQGSGTIGLLVAATAKAYGAKTVYIADINETKLGFAASFGYTTFLSDISSTPYEEAERFKKEAGLEDGVDVVLECTGVESSAQTGIYACASGGTIVQIGMGKFNQSLPMGAMCEKEMVLKTAFRYGPGDYDLALELLASGTVSVKAMISSIVPFENAPEAWERTRKGEGIKNLIEGVRV, from the exons ATGGCCAAT TCAAATTTGTCGTGCGTGCTGCTTGGGCCGGGCAAAGTACGGTTCGAACATCGCCCCACCCCGCAAATCGATGATGCCCATGATGTTCTTGTACAGATCGGTTACGTTGGAGTTTGCGGAAGCGAT GTTCATTTTTGGGTCCATGGAGGCATCACGAGGAAAGTCTCGGAAGAGAGCCCCCTCGTCATGGGCCATGAGGCGTCCGGAACCGTTCATTCCGTTGGATCGGCCGTGACACGACTCAAGCCTGGCGATCGCGTTGCGATTGAGCCGGGCATcccttgccgacgatgcgatAAATGCAAGAGCGGAAAGTACAACTTGTGCCCTCGCATGCGCTTTGCCGCCGACCCGCCGAAGACGGATGGCACGCTATGTCACCTGTTCAAAGTCCCAGAAGACTTTGCGTATAAGATCCCGGACAGCCTCAGTCTACAAGAGGCAGTTCTTGTGGAACCTTTAAGTGTGGCCGTCCACGGTATTCGTCTCGCGGATCTAAGAGCCGGTCAGACTGTATTGGTGCAAGGGTCAGGAACAATTGGTCTACTCGTTGCGGCTACGGCCAAGGCGTACGGAGCAAAAACCGTTTACATTGCTGATATCAACGAAACGAAACTTGGCTTTGCAGCATCCTTCGGCTACACGACCTTCCTTTCGGACATATCTTCAACACCGTATGAAGAAGCTGAGAGGTTCAAAAAGGAGGCCGGTCTCGAAGATGGCGTAGATGTTGTTCTCGAGTGCACCGGCGTTGAATCGTCCGCGCAGACCGGCATTTACGCGTGCGCTTCTGGGGGTACAATTGTACAAATTGGGATGGGAAAGTTCAACCAGTCCTTGCCGATGGGTGCCATGTGCGAGAAAGAAATGGTGCTGAAGACGGCTTTCAGATATGGCCCTGGGGATTATGATCTCGCACTCGAGCTCCTGGCCTCCGGCACGGTTTCCGTCAAAGCAATGATAAGCAGTATCGTTCCATTTGAGAACGCGCCGGAGGCATGGGAGAGGACCAGAAAGGGGGAGGGCATCAAAAATTTGATCGAGGGAGTCCGAGTATAG
- a CDS encoding uncharacterized protein (EggNog:ENOG503NTZA~COG:Q) → MVFSNGDSSSMTPPPRVNNYADPSMAAEMRFSIKGNAVVTGGAGTLGLTSCEALLDHGLQGLMILDTNVVSCQEDISRLRARFPEAKISATAVDVTDEAAVNKAMEQTAQDLGSVDHVVCFVGVVGCIETLDMPVSQWRRIIDINTTGCFICAQAGARQMVKNGKRGCSITFVASISAHRVNFPQPQAAYNVSKAALLMLKSCLAAEWARYGIRTNSVSPGYMDTILNEGDGIAHHRQVWADRNPTGRMGSPSELTGTIVLLTSDAGSYVNGADIVVDGGGIVL, encoded by the coding sequence ATGGTCTTCAGCAATGGTGATTCAAGCTCGATGACACCGCCACCCAGGGTGAACAATTACGCCGACCCTTCAATGGCAGCCGAGATGCGGTTCTCCATCAAGGGAAATGCGGTCGTCACTGGAGGGGCAGGGACGCTGGGGCTTACGTCCTGCGAGGCCCTTCTTGACCACGGCCTGCAAGGCCTAATGATACTCGACACCAACGTGGTTAGCTGTCAAGAGGACATCTCGCGACTCCGCGCCAGGTTCCCCGAGGCTAAGATCAGTGCCACAGCCGTCGATGTCACGGATGAGGCGGCCGTCAACAAAGCCATGGAGCAGACCGCCCAAGACCTCGGCTCCGTCGATCACGTCGTGTGttttgtcggcgtcgtcggctgcaTAGAAACACTCGACATGCCTGTATCTCAGTGGAGAAGGATCATCGACATCAACACCACGGGGTGCTTCATATGTGCGCAAGCAGGGGCGCGCCAAATGGTCAAGAATGGCAAGCGCGGCTGCTCCATCACGTTTGTcgcctccatctcggcgcACCGAGTCAACTTTCCTCAGCCGCAGGCCGCATACAATGTCAGCAAGGCAGCTCTTCTTATGCTCAAgagctgcttggccgcgGAATGGGCGCGATACGGCATTCGCACTAATAGTGTTAGCCCAGGCTACATGGATACGATCCTCAACGAAGGAGATGGAATTGCACACCATCGTCAGGTATGGGCAGACAGAAATCCAACGGGACGGATGGGATCGCCGTCGGAGCTGACGGGCACAATTGTGCTGCTGACAAGTGATGCGGGTTCATACGTCAATGGGGCGGATATTGTCGTGGATGGTGGCGGCATCGTTCTGTAA
- a CDS encoding uncharacterized protein (TransMembrane:1 (o519-541i)~EggNog:ENOG503NXWI~COG:L) produces the protein MRACLNCQRRKTRCLRSNTENGPCSYCLRAGKSCSFDTPPDRTPLTRRNLDAAERRCAQLQSLLQSLHRDIDIESVLKQHAGLASCAATAQEAEDGDQDASPPNRYEWHEGSLSPGFDSPEHGLSVATDGMAVLATSDAGYLGSSSGSQLLEEIGTAVSRGINKVQSSVQHGRSRPTPSVELLPPEISDLSLSHAANCLVDAYFNLYNTCYPIIHEKTFRDRLAAVQRQAPARSPWRVLYYMVLSIGHWLTHSETEHSNTHYYAAARANLSIQMLESGTFETLQAFLLIGNYLQKRDHTNTGYNFIGLACRMALELGLHRELPGQDGAIGHERRRQLFWATYCFESGFNITTGRPPTMLGDFVDTQFPRNIDDKGLLPSATAPSAASYPTTYSAIIAQAQLARIADAIYAEFLAAKSAGAKIEYRSAEARERDLNVWRHNLPKYFVAADVPPWFRAPRAVVLWKEQNLRILLWRGAQKYHSFLPTSENAEEKCLHVAMQTIHDVAEFCTTYESALHQGVAWYATYFLFQAALVLLASSLVNHGQADASSQRTELPWGHEYSVTKAQTCLRKLAAISRSASRCLESLNDIKSRLPIPASTGLVVDGVRDSVLVPGANASMVLESNTGQPQPSYECSESENGLAFHDGGQVSVSEQGGDLQMRMLKNQMSQDFMDMPLDFLLNDWAVPVPY, from the exons ATGCGTGCTTGTCTAAACTGCCAAAGGAGAAAAACCAGGTGCCTGCGAAGCAACACCGAGAACGGGCCATGTTCGTATTGCCTGAGGGCGGGGAAATCGTGTAGCTTCGACACGCCTCCCGACAGAACACCGTTAACAAGAAGGAACCTGGATGCTGCTGAGCGACGGTGCGCGCAGCTCCAGTCACTCTTACAGTCGCTTCACCGGGACATAGACATCGAGTCGGTACTGAAGCAGCATGCTGGCTTGGCGTCATGTGCGGCGACCGCTCAAGAGGCCGAAGATGGCGACCAGGATGCATCCCCGCCCAATCGATATGAGTGGCATGAGGGGTCTTTGTCTCCAGGGTTTGACTCTCCAGAACATGGACTTTCGGTTGCTACCGATGGCATGGCTGTGCTAGCAACAAGTGATGCCGGCTATTTAG GGAGCAGCTCTGGCTCGCAGCTGCTTGAGGAGATCGGTACAGCAGTGTCACGGGGAATCAACAAGGTACAATCCAGCGTACAACACGGACGCAGTCGGCCTACACCATCAGTTGAGCTTCTGCCACCCGAAATATCGGACCTGTCACTGTCTCATGCCGCGAACTGTCTTGTCGACGCCTACTTCAATCTTTATAACACTTGCTACCCAATCATACACGAAAAGACCTTTAGGGATCGGCTTGCCGCTGTTCAACGGCAGGCACCGGCACGGTCGCCGTGGCGAGTGTTGTACTACATGGTCCTCAGCATCGGGCACTGGCTTACACATAGCGAGACCGAGCACTCTAACACACATTACTATGCGGCTGCAAGGGCCAATCTGTCCATTCAAATGCTCGAGTCCGGAACCTTCGAGACTTTGCAAGCTTTTCTACTGATCGGGAACTACCTGCAGAAGAGAGATCACACAAACACGGGTTATAACTTCATTGGACTGGCATGCAGAATGGCCCTGGAGCTGGGTCTGCACCGAGAACTCCCAGGACAGGATGGTGCCATTGGTCATGAGCGGCGACGTCAACTATTCTGGGCGACATATTGCTTCGAGAGCGGGTTCAACATTACCACGGGTCGACCCCCAACAATGCTCGGTGATTTCGTCGATACTCAGTTTCCGCGCAACATCGATGACAAG GGACTTCTACCGAGCGCAACAGCGCCTTCAGCCGCCTCCTACCCCACGACGTACTCTGCTATCATCGCCCAAGCACAGCTAGCAAGAATCGCTGACGCAATCTACGCCGAGTTTCTTGCGGCTAAATCAGCGGGTGCCAAGATTGAGTATCGATCAGCCGAGGCTAGGGAGAGAGATCTCAACGTCTGGCGCCATAATCTTCCAAAGTACTtcgtcgcggcggacgtGCCCCCTTGGTTCAGGGCACCCCGCGCTGTTGTCCTCTGGAAGGAGCAAAACCTTCGCATCTTGCTTTGGCGAGGGGCTCAGAAGTATCACAGCTTCCTCCCCACATCGGAGAACGCAGAAGAGAAGTGTCTCCATGTTGCGATGCAGACGATCCATGATGTTGCTGAGTTTTGTACGACTTATGAGTCTGCACTGCATCAAGGCGTCGCTTGGTACGCGACATATTTCCTGTTTCAGGCGGCTCTCGTGCTTTTGGCGAGCAGTCTTGTCAACCATGGTCAGGCCGATGCATCATCGCAGCGCACAGAACTGCCATGGGGACATGAATACTCGGTGACCAAGGCGCAAACCTGTTTGCGGAAACTTGCCGCGATAAGTAGGTCAGCAAGCCGCTGCCTGGAATCTCTCAACGATATCAAGAGTCGACTTCCGATCCCTGCTTCGACTGGCCTGGTAGTAGACGGCGTTCGTGACAGCGTCCTGGTTCCGGGAGCCAATGCGTCGATGGTCCTTGAGAGCAACACCGGACAGCCACAACCGTCTTATGAGTGCTCAGAGAGCGAGAATGGCCTCGCGTTCCATGATGGAGGCCAGGTGTCCGTTAGCGAGCAGGGCGGAGATCTGCAGATGCGGATGCTCAAGAACCAAATGTCTCAAGATTTTATGGATATGCCTCTAGACTTTTTACTCAATGACTGGG CTGTCCCCGTACCATACTAA
- a CDS encoding uncharacterized protein (COG:S~EggNog:ENOG503P1NN~TransMembrane:6 (i38-58o240-265i285-305o317-338i345-365o401-422i)), which produces MMMASQAIRNIWPRAWNPRLPLSHPDVRTYRIKFLKAAALNFVLILVLFFSLFCYLFGSMYQQETRVHSLTVLWVDYDGGGIIGDAVRQAYASLRSSGFPTLVEKMAADYPSAGALREAVCNTDYWAALYTTQGASAALADAVSGANSSPYNASNVLSFIWNEARYPTVMDSLIAGSLQRLSEAARVAYYSLNGTAALASIPSASGGGNNAATEAAMTAFTSPWTLTSYNIKPTTQGPRAVYNTILIVLVLIQDFFYLAIINGLYVQFKIYTRVSPGRIVLVRDAISTVFTMTGSLLLTCAVWAFRGSWDVSGTQFALTWLVVWLFAHVNFLTLDVFTIWIPPQYISMALISWVVLNVTSIILPFDLSSPFYRWAYALPAHEAYEALTDVWSGGCNPHLHYALPILFAYEVSGLFWTALGVFRRCHYAALTEESAQEAMRLRVEAALALEREHDRRRRVDGEKKALPLLRKEGGDEDGDEDNDDEAGESSQAGRIVGKATTDDADRAEAEHEIEEIGEEIERMETRATRMANFGPTFRLVGTNEG; this is translated from the coding sequence ATGATGATGGCATCCCAAGCCATCCGCAACATCTGGCCCCGGGCATGGAACCCCCGGCTGCCCCTGTCGCACCCTGACGTGCGCACCTACCGCATCAAGTtcctcaaggccgccgcgctcaacTTTGTGCTCATCCTGGTCCTCTTCTTCAGCCTGTTCTGCTACCTCTTCGGGTCCATGTACCAGCAGGAGACCCGCGTCCACAGCCTCACCGTGCTGTGGGTGGActacgacggcggcggcatcatcgggGACGCCGTGCGGCAGGCGTATGCCTCTTTGCGGTCGAGCGGCTTCCCGACGCTGGTGGAAAAGATGGCCGCGGACTACCCTTCCGCGGGAGCCCTTCGAGAAGCCGTCTGCAACACTGACTACTGGGCGGCTCTGTACACGACCCAAGGGGCgtccgcggcgctggcagaTGCCGTCTCCGGCGCCAACTCCTCGCCGTACAATGCGTCCAACGTCCTGTCCTTTATATGGAACGAAGCCAGATATCCGACCGTCATGGATagcctcatcgccggcagCCTCCAGAGGCtctccgaggccgcccgcgtgGCATACTACTCGCTCAACGGCACGGCTGCCCTCGCGAGCATCCCGTCCGcatctggcggcggcaacaatgCAGCAACAGAAGCAGCCATGACGGCCTTTACCAGCCCGTGGACGCTCACCTCATACAACATCAAGCCCACGACGCAGGGCCCGCGCGCCGTATACAACACCATCCTCATCGTGCTCGTGCTGATCCAGGACTTTTTCtacctcgccatcatcaacgggCTTTACGTGCAGTTCAAGATCTACACGCGCGTCTCGCCGGGCCGCATCGTGCTCGTGCGCGACGCCATCTCCACTGTCTTCACCATGACGGGGTCTCTGCTCCTGACGTGCGCCGTCTGGGCCTTTCGCGGAAGCTGGGACGTCTCGGGGACGCAGTTTGCGCTCACCTGGCTCGTCGTGTGGCTCTTTGCGCATGTCAACTTCCTGACGCTCGACGTCTTCACCATCTGGATCCCGCCGCAGTACATCTCCATGGCGCTCATCAGCTGGGTCGTGCTCAACGTCACCTCCATCATCCTGCCGTTCGACCTCTCGTCGCCCTTTTACCGCTGGGCGTACGCGCTGCCCGCGCACGAGGCCTACGAGGCCCTCACGGACGTGTGGTCCGGCGGCTGCAACCCGCACCTGCACTACGCGCTGCCGATCCTCTTCGCCTACGAGGTCAGCGGGCTCTTCTGGACGGCCCTCGGCGTGTTCAGGCGGTGCCACTACGCCGCCCTGACGGAGGAGTCGGCGCAGGAGGCTATGcgcctgcgcgtcgaggcggcgctggcgctggagcgcgagcacgacaggaggcgccgcgtcgacggcgagaagaaggctCTTCCCCTACTACGCAAGGAGGGCGGTGACGAagacggggacgaggacaacgatgacgaggcaGGAGAGTCTTCGCAGGCTGGCCGTATCGTCGGCAAGGCCACCACGGATGACGCGGAcagggccgaggccgagcacgAGATTGAGGAAATCGGCGAGGAGATTGAGCGCATGgagacgcgggcgacgagaatGGCAAACTTTGGGCCAACAttccgcctcgtcggcacAAACGAGGGCTGA
- a CDS encoding Sorbose reductase (EggNog:ENOG503NXQY~COG:Q): MSMTTDDCTVVREGFPRPFPDTPSKVLEQFRLHGKVVVVTGAADGIGLAVADAMAEAGANVALWYNSNDAAVQRSQELAREYSIKALAYKVDVSDAAQVQKAVSEVVHDFQKIDVFIANAGMSISKPILEQTLDEYRKQMSVNVDGVVFCAKYAGEIFRRQGFGNLIVTSSMSGHIVNVPVDQPVYNATKAYVTHFAKSLAREWRDFARVNIVSPGFFDTKMGAGPLALNEAYRMSAMGRQGHVKEIKGLYLYLASDASTYMTGSDVLIDGGYVLP; the protein is encoded by the exons ATGTCCATGACTACTGACGACTGCACGGTCGTGCGGGAAGGGTTCCCGCGCCCATTCCCAGACACCCCGTCCAAGGTTCTCGAGCAGTTCCGGCTGCACGGgaaagtcgtcgtcgtcactggTGCCGCCGATGGAATTGGCCTAGCAGTGGCAGACGCCATGGCGGAAGCCGGCGCAAATGTTGCGCTGTGGTATAACTC TAACGATGCTGCCGTTCAAAGATCGCAAGAGCTGGCGCGGGAATACAGCATCAAGGCTCTAGCGTATAAGGTCGATG TGTCCGACGCCGCTCAGGTTCAAAAGGCAGTCTCAGAGGTGGTACATGACTTTCAGAAAATTGATGTCttcatcgccaacgccg GCATGTCCATCTCAAAGCCAATCCTGGAACAGACTCTGGACGAATACAGAAAACAGATGTCTGTCAATG tcgacggcgtcgtctttTGCGCCAAGTATGCCGGCGAAATATTCCGCAGGCAAGGATTTGGCAACCTAATCGTCACGTCCAGCATGAGCGGCCACATCGTCAATGTTCCCGTGGACCAGCCTGTATACAATGCGACCAAGGCCTACGTTACACACTTTGCCAAGTCTTTGGCTCGCGAATGGCGGGATTTCGCTAGGGTCAATATCGTGTCGCCTGGATTCTTCGACACGAAAATGGGGGCTGGCCCGCTTGCGCTCAACGAGGCGTATCGCATGTCGGCGATGGGAAGGCAGGGCCACGTCAAGGAGATCAAGGGCTTGTACCTGTACTTGGCGAGCGATGCTTCGACGTATATGACGGGTAGCGATGTGCTCATTGATGGGGGTTATGTACTGCCGTAG